Genomic segment of bacterium:
AGGTTCCGTTAACAGTAAGGTTGTTTCCGTCTAAGGAAAGGATAGCTCCGGAGTTAATGGTGAGATTATTGGTAACAGTAGCATTGCCTAAGACCGGGTCACTGGCAACATTGGCAATAACAACATTATCAGTATCGTTAGGAACATAACCTAAGTCCCAGTTGGCGGCGGTGTCCCAATCGGTATCCGTAGAGCCGTCCCAGGTAACTGTAGAGGCAGAGAAGGTCCAGTTGACAGTGTTTCCGGAGTCCTTACTGGTGGCCGCAGTGATTCCGTTAGTGGCGGTTCCGTAAGCCACATCTACATAAGAAACGCTCTCAGTTCCGGAATCAGTTAGCGTCCAGCCGGCAGTACTTGAGCCATGGAGAGTAATTAAGTTTCCACTGTCTCCTGTTAGAGTTAAGACGCCTCCGGATTCTATCGTCTGTGTCGTTCCATCAGTGAAGGTAAGAGTTTTCCCGGCCGTGGTACAAGTTAGGTTGTGGAAGGTGGTCGAGCCGGTAAAAGTAGCCGTCCCTGCTCCGGATAAAACTACCTCTTCAGAATCATTAGTATAAGTACCCCCATTTGCCCAGTTGCCGGTTACCGTAATTGTCGGACTGCCACTTACCGTGATGGAAGAACTGCCGTTGAGGTTAAGATTTGCGCAATTAAGGTCGTTACCTAAAAATGTTTCTCCTGAGCCACTACTTTTTATGAAATCACCGCAAGTTATTGTATTATTCGTAGTAAAAGTAGGAACGTTCGCCCATCTGCCTGTAGTGAAAGTTCCATCAATATTAATTGTCCGCAAAGTAGAAGCAGCAGCAGCATTTATAGATAGAGCACGGGTATTCCCGTCGGTGACAATACTTGAACCACTATTCATAATAAAAGCGCTCGTACCACCAGTACCAGTAAAAGTAACATCCCCGGTTAGAGTAATCACCGCGTTTGTAGCAATAGTAATATTTCCCGAGTCTGAATAAATACCGGAGTAATTACCTGTATTGTAAGTTACATCAGAAAACGCTTTCTGGGCGCCCGCAAAAAACACGATTAGCGCCAGTGTGATTATAAGGGCTGATTTTGGGAAATTTCTTATCTGATATGCTAATTCATCTGTTTTCTTCCAAACGAACAACTTTTTATATCCTACTTTGTCCACTTATTCCTCCGCTGACAATTCAATAATTATCAGTCTTTAGTAGCTGGCAACTTTTTTTTAGTTCTACGCCCTCTATTCCCACCTCCGAGGTGGGAATAGAGGAACTTCAAGATTGTTCCACTGTTAGATCCTTTATCTTTGCAAGTTCTCTCTGATAAGGAATTCTACCTTCAACAAATTTTCTATACGACGAGTCTGGCTCAATATCTAAAATATCATCGTACCTACAAATCTTAGCTTTAGTTTCCAATAAATACTCTTTATAGGAAGACCATAGCCATTCTTCTGGTTTATTAACCAGATATGCAGTCGCAGGGTTTAGGTGTATGTATCTTGTTAAATGAAGTAGCTGTTCATCGGTTTCAACCAATATATTTTTAAATTTCCCTTCCCATAAAGGACCTTTCCTTTTATGTTTGGTGTTAAAATACCGTGTATAACTGTTAAGGATATTACCCATAAAAATAGATATTCCATTCTTTTTTAATTGCTTAAGGATTAAATGGATATGGGTGGGCATAAGACAATAGGTAATTATTTCTATGAGTTTGTCTCTCTCGGGAACGGAAATATCTATATTGGGATAATTCTGTTTAACTTCAGCTAATTTAATAAAGTCAGAAAATTTAATCGCTGGTTTTGCCTTTTGGTAATAACGAATCACATTTATCATTCTTGTGAATTCAGAATCATTATTAAATATTATATACTCCGCAATGCTTTTATTGAAGATATGATAATGCTCCCCAACTACCAGTAAGTCGTTTCTCATATAGCGTCCTATTCCTAAATCCCACCTCCGAGGTGGGATTTGGGGGTTAGGAAAATCTTGTTTTTAGTTTTGGTCGGGGCGAGTGGATTCGAACCACCGACATCCTGCTCCCAAAGCAGGCGCGCTAACCGGGCTGCGCTACGCCCCGATATTAAATTAAAGTCAAAAGTCAAAACTACAATTAAAAACTCAAAACTAAAACGTTTTTGCTCGTATCTAACTGCTTCACTGCGTGTTGCAAATTC
This window contains:
- a CDS encoding transposase: MRNDLLVVGEHYHIFNKSIAEYIIFNNDSEFTRMINVIRYYQKAKPAIKFSDFIKLAEVKQNYPNIDISVPERDKLIEIITYCLMPTHIHLILKQLKKNGISIFMGNILNSYTRYFNTKHKRKGPLWEGKFKNILVETDEQLLHLTRYIHLNPATAYLVNKPEEWLWSSYKEYLLETKAKICRYDDILDIEPDSSYRKFVEGRIPYQRELAKIKDLTVEQS